The following proteins are co-located in the Paralichthys olivaceus isolate ysfri-2021 chromosome 10, ASM2471397v2, whole genome shotgun sequence genome:
- the LOC109631099 gene encoding immunoglobulin superfamily member 2-like, with product MMRCCRGGLLLCLSLLLHSGEAKVLTEAQSGPLYRVLGAPLSISCNVSGLAGDNTQKEFEFRIKKPANPTFEINIICTSDESFAYAVYGQRVARKEITLKHVSPNSVIFEIQNLQKGDEGDYECAVINTESVYDGTYNAETTVKVIDNSLSVSSPVSTSLSYNEGDALTLTCQASSNTIQHTHLSVAWYLQKDGEEDARTIISLDRDFTLSPGPAFEGRYHAGLIRLDKMGEATYRLQMAQLELSDQGRIYCRAQEWIQDPDRSWYAITQKDAEETTLNVKAREVVPDTSSLVVRISTQQTTLQEGQELSLSCNVDAHSLQERFLSVAWLRGSVELARIGPAGILFVGAEYSGREKEGELRAARIGDTEYRLKLQPVRTEDQGEYFCRAWPQDRGQDGAFTEGAAQTSVPQLVSISATESELSVEMQQDMIVDEGDRLKLTCKVDGVKSQLSVTWQRHSTSTASFKNIIRLSREGVIEIDGDLMSRRVRAARPSTNTFTLELEEVTPSDSGIYQCYVSEWKANSKTHSQSQTSTVTVRPIESFVKVNLINRNHIVTVGENVELLCRVRGPRVPRVPITLSWSLQRDASTIDNILTLSWNGEISWSGDQHVYQLKVENKVKEVAHTLLINGASHREAGTYQCQASVFFENVHRKLPPSNAVAVMVANPVSKLSLTSPPTLKRNINSDIEIKCSVISEPFASSRYAVTWLHQQLEEKKTIVSSDRDALITFGTRVEPSDRQRISMRRSKGPSFELTIRQAQNSDNGSYTCEVVEWLQDPRGNWYQLSPKSEITEVNLIEPANDLRLEVTEQQQLIAREGDDVELKCNILSGAFSPSVLYNIAWIYSGGGSSMTNVLLVELDHMGLLWYPEMALRDLQGRLRLTRPTQSSFYLRIQRAREGDSGMYQCRVEQYQLDREGHWQQKASESAGPISLTVKVAEKNLSIVKDELELNVSRSQDFTIPCHIMGQSSNESEFQVTWFWQKETRIRSIFVAYRNATLQNMFDKGHQLRFDRPVPNQFSLSVSKPGPENSGLYYCEVEEWLPSLSHGWWKVAVETSGRLTVNVFTEGEGVSEPQCKSGTWIGILVPLVICSLLVISLLVLKICRTNASGGKKSGESLWTEGHALNTKLGAED from the exons ATGATGAGGTGTTGCAGGGGAGGTCTGCTTCTCTGTCTGAGTTTACTCCTGCACAGCG GAGAGGCCAAAGTGCTCACTGAAGCACAGTCCGGGCCCCTGTATCGTGTGTTGGGCGCTCCACTCTCCATCTCCTGCAATGTGAGCGGCCTTGCAGGCGACAACACTCAAAAGGAATTCGAGTTCCGTATCAAGAAGCCCGCAAATCCAACGTTCGAGATCAACATCATCTGTACTTCTGACGAAAGCTTTGCGTATGCCGTATATGGCCAACGCGTGGCACGCAAGGAGATTACTCTGAAACACGTGTCTCCAAACTCCGTCATCTTTGAGATCCAGAACCTGCAGAAAGGTGATGAAGGGGACTATGAGTGCGCTGTGATCAACACAGAATCTGTTTACGATGGAACCTACAATGCTGAGACAACAGTTAAAG TGATTGACAACTCCTTAAGTGTGTCATCACCTGTCTCCACATCGCTGAGCTATAACGAGGGTGATGCTCTCACTCTAACGTGCCAAGCCTCCAGCAACACCATCCAGCACACCCATCTGTCTGTGGCCTGGTATCTCCAGAAAGACGGGGAGGAGGACGCTCGGACAATCATTTCTCTGGACAGGGATTTCACCCTGAGCCCAGGCCCGGCGTTTGAAGGCCGTTATCATGCTGGACTCATAAGGTTAGATAAAATGGGAGAGGCCACATACAGGCTGCAGATGGCTCAGCTGGAGCTGTCAGACCAAGGCAGGATCTACTGCCGGGCTCAGGAGTGGATCCAAGATCCTGACCGCTCCTGGTATGCTATCACACAGAAGGATGCGGAGGAAACTACGCTAAACGTCAAAGCCAGAG AAGTGGTGCCAGACACGTCGTCTCTGGTGGTGAGAATTTCAACACAGCAGACAACTCTGCAGGAGGGGCAGGAGCTGTCGCTATCCTGCAATGTAGATGCTCACAGTCTGCAGGAAAGGTTTCTCTCTGTAGCCTGGCTCCGGGGAAGTGTTGAGCTGGCGCGCATCGGACCTGCGGGCATTCTGTTTGTGGGAGCCGAGTATAGTGGccgagagaaagaaggagagctCAGGGCCGCCCGGATCGGGGACACAGAGTACCGTCTCAAACTGCAGCCTGTCAGAACTGAGGACCAGGGGGAATATTTCTGTCGGGCATGGCCTCAGGACAGAGGCCAGGATGGTGCCTTTACAGAAGGAGCAGCGCAGACTTCTGTCCCCCAGCTGGTCAGCATCTCAGCCACAG AAAGTGAGCTCTCAGTTGAAATGCAACAAGACATGATTGTTGACGAAGGTGACAGGCTGAAGCTCACCTGTAAAGTGGATGGGGTTAAAAGTCAACTCTCTGTCACCTGGCAACGTCATTCCACGTCAACAGCCTCgtttaaaaacatcatcagaCTAAGTCGGGAGGGTGTCATTGAGATAGATGGGGACTTAATGAGTCGCAGAGTGAGGGCAGCACGTCCATCGACCAACACCTTCACTTTAGAGCTGGAGGAGGTCACACCGTCTGATTCAGGCATCTACCAGTGTTATGTGTCTGAATGGAAAGCAAACAGCAAGACCCACAGCCAGTCACAAACTAGCACTGTGACAGTGAGACCCATAG AGTCATTTGTGAAAGTGAATCTGATCAATCGCAACCACATCGTGACTGTTGGAGAAAATGTGGAGTTGTTGTGCCGGGTCCGAGGGCCACGTGTGCCACGTGTACCGATAACTCTGAGTTGGAGCCTGCAACGCGATGCCTCGACCATAGACAACATCCTGACGCTGTCCTGGAATGGTGAAATCAGCTGGTCTGGAGACCAGCATGTCTACCAGTTGAAAGtagaaaacaaagtgaaagaggTCGCTCACACTCTGCTGATCAACGGTGCCAGCCACAGAGAGGCAGGAACCTACCAGTGTCAGGCGTCTGTCTTTTTCGAAAATGTTCACAGGAAGCTGCCTCCATCCAATGCAGTGGCTGTGATGGTGGCGAACCCAG tGAGCAAACTCAGTCTGACCTCCCCTCCCACTTTGAAGAGAAATATAAACAGTGacatagaaataaagtgttcaGTTATCTCGGAGCCCTTTGCATCCTCTCGCTATGCCGTTACCTGGCTGCACCAgcaactggaagaaaaaaagaccaTTGTAAGCTCGGACCGGGATGCCCTCATAACATTTGGGACCCGTGTGGAGCCAAGCGACAGACAACGAATCAGCATGAGGCGCAGCAAGGGTCCAAGTTTTGAGTTGACTATTCGGCAAGCTCAGAACTCGGACAATGGCTCGTACACATGCGAGGTTGTGGAGTGGCTACAAGATCCTCGTGGTAACTGGTATCAGCTCTCTCCAAAGTCAGAAATCACTGAAGTAAATCTTATTGAGCCTG CCAACGATCTTCGTTTAGAAGTGACAGAGCAACAGCAGTTGATTGCCAGAGAGGGAGACGATGTGGAACTCAAGTGCAACATCCTCTCCGGTGCATTCAGTCCTTCTGTCCTGTACAACATTGCCTGGATCTACTCTGGAGGAGGTTCCTCCATGACAAATGTCCTCTTAGTAGAGCTCGATCACATGGGTTTGCTGTGGTACCCTGAGATGGCGCTCAGAGATCTGCAGGGGCGGCTTCGTCTCACCAGACCCACACAGAGCAGCTTCTACCTCAGAATTCAGAGGGCCCGTGAGGGGGATAGCGGGATGTACCAGTGCCGGGTGGAGCAATACCAGCTGGATCGTGAAGGTCACTGGCAGCAAAAGGCTTCAGAGAGTGCAGGTCCTATCTCGCTGACTGTAAAAGTTGCTG AAAAAAACCTGTCCATTGTAAAGGATGAGTTGGAGCTAAATGTGAGCAGATCTCAGGACTTCACCATCCCTTGTCACATCATGGGACAATCCAGTAATGAATCTGAGTTCCAGGTCACATGGTTTTGGCAGAAGGAAACAAGAATTCGTTCCATATTCGTAGCTTATCGAAACGCTACCCTACAAAACATGTTTGACAAGGGCCATCAGCTAAGATTTGACCGCCCTGTACCCAACCAGTTCAGCCTTTCGGTCTCCAAGCCAGGTCCTGAAAACAGCGGCTTGTATTACTGCGAGGTAGAGGAGTGGCTGCCCTCTCTGTCTCATGGATGGTGGAAGGTTGCGGTGGAAACGTCTGGACGCTTGACTGTCAATGTCTTTACAGAAG GAGAAGGTGTGTCCGAGCCCCAATGCAAGTCAGGTACCTGGATAGGGATTCTTGTACCGCTTGTCATATGCTCACTTTTGGTGATATCCCTGCTGGTGCTGAAGATATGCCGGACCAATGCCTCAGGAGGAAAGAAGTCAGGCGAATCTCTTTGGACAGAGGGACATGCGCTGAATACCAAACTCGGTGCAGAGGATTGA
- the klhl6 gene encoding kelch-like protein 6 isoform X2 has protein sequence MSDSLERTTDCPTPLPGDESRPNEETESLTGAEELCWEDGGLPVELQRGMETLRVNSELTDVILRVQGHDFACHRAILAAASQYFSGLKESHEEYVQIQGLDSGTMGSLLEYTYTSRALLTHSNVQRILEAASQFQFLRVVDACAGFLINSLHLDNCIAILNLAEHHVLPVLKSRAQDYITSRFSQVVKQEDFLELPADSLEIVLQRDDLDVKCEECVFETLMHWVRARQDERYPLLARLLSAVRLPLLDPAYFVEKVESDELIRRCSEAFPLLQEARSYHLSGREVVSERTKPRIRHFLSEVFLIIGGCTKDERFISTVICLDPLRRSRLEVARLPMTDNDNESQNRKWVEFACITFRNELYISGGKETPHDVWKYNGALDKWIQIEPLTTGRWRHKMAAHGGKVYALGGFDGNQRHASVEAYDPFHNRWTQVTPLAVGVSSFAAASFDRWIYVIGGGPNGKLATDKVQRWEPGTDCWELRAPIPNETKCTNAVTFNNGIYVVGGAMHAMYCYSPLSDSWSLVTRLGERASCAIAACNNKLFITGGRDNKNQVISTVMCWDVAQEVLTEECVLPMGVSHHGSVTLMKSYTHIHRIAPAAECQ, from the exons ATGAGTGACTCACTGGAGCGGACCACAGACTGTCCCACGCCTCTTCCAGGAGACGAATCCAGGCCAAACGAGGAGACGGAGAGCCTGACAGGAGCAGAGGAGTTGTGCTGGGAGGATGGAGGTCTacctgtggagctgcagagaggGATGGAGACTCTGCGGGTCAACAGTGAGCTCACTGATGTGATTCTGAGAGTTCAAGGGCACGACTTCGCTTGCCACAGAGCCATACTTGCCGCTGCCAGTCAGTACTTCAG TGGGCTGAAGGAGAGTCATGAGGAGTATGTGCAAATACAGGGGCTGGACAGTGGGACAATGGGCTCTCTCCTGGAGTACACTTACACCAGCCGAGCCCTCCTCACACACTCCAACGTCCAGAGGATACTTGAGGCTGCCAGTCAGTTTCAG ttCCTGCGTGTGGTGGATGCATGTGCCGGCTTTCTGATCAACTCTCTGCACCTGGACAACTGTATTGCGATCCTGAATCTGGCCGAACATCACGTCCTGCCTGTCCTGAAGTCCAGGGCTCAGGACTACATCACCTCTCGGTTCTCCCAGGTTGTCAAGCAGGAGGATTTCCTGGAGCTTCCAGCAGATTCGCTGGAGATCGTCCTGCAGAGGGATGACCTGGATGTGAagtgtgaggagtgtgtttTTGAGACACTCATGCACTGGGTGAGGGCCAGGCAGGATGAACGCTATCCCTTACTGGCCAGGTTGCTGTCAGCTGTGCGACTGCCGCTGCTGGATCCAGCATATTTTGTTGAAAAAGTGGAGTCGGATGAACTGATACGACGCTGCAGTGAGGCCTTTCCTTTGTTGCAAGAGGCTCGCAGCTATCACCTCTCTGGCAGAGAG GTGGTCTCTGAACGAACCAAACCCCGCATACGGCACTTTCTATCCGAGGTATTCTTGATCATTGGAGGCTGCACCAAAGACGAACGCTTCATTTCCACCGTCATCTGTTTAGACCCCCTGAGACGCAGCAGGCTGGAGGTCGCCAGGCTGCCAATGACAGATAATGACAACGAGTCCCAGAACCGCAAATGGGTGGAGTTCGCTTGCATCACCTTCCGCAATGAACTTTACATATCTG GAGGTAAAGAGACACCACATGATGTTTGGAAATACAACGGCGCTCTGGACAAGTGGATCCAAATCGAGCCCCTGACAACTGGGCGCTGGAGACACAAAATGGCGGCGCACGGTGGGAAGGTGTACGCGCTAGGTGGATTTGATGGAAATCAGAGACATGCTAGCGTAGAGGCCTATGATCCCTTTCACAACCGCTGGACACAG GTGACTCCTCTTGCAGTTGGTGTGAGCTCCTTCGCTGCTGCAAGCTTTGACAGATGGATCTACGTGATCGGTGGTGGGCCCAACGGAAAGCTGGCAACTGATAAGGTTCAGCGCTGGGAGCCCGGGACTGACTGCTGGGAGCTGCGAGCGCCCATTCCCAATGAAACCAAATGCACAAATGCTGTCACATTCAACAACGGCATCTATGTAGTCG GTGGTGCCATGCATGCCATGTATTGCTACTCCCCTCTGTCTGACTCATGGTCCCTCGTGACTCGTCTGGGGGAGAGGGCAAGCTGTGCCATCGCTGCCTGTAACAACAAACTGTTCATCACCGGAGGCCGGGACAACAAAAACCAAGTCATCTCCACTGTGATGTGCTGGGACGTTGCCCAAGAGGTGCTGACAGAGGAGTGTGTTTTACCTATGGGAGTGTCGCACCACGGCAGTGTGACACTCATGAagtcctacacacacatacacagaataGCACCTGCAGCAGAGTGCCAGTGA
- the klhl6 gene encoding kelch-like protein 6 isoform X1, whose amino-acid sequence MSDSLERTTDCPTPLPGDESRPNEETESLTGAEELCWEDGGLPVELQRGMETLRVNSELTDVILRVQGHDFACHRAILAAASQYFRAMFCSGLKESHEEYVQIQGLDSGTMGSLLEYTYTSRALLTHSNVQRILEAASQFQFLRVVDACAGFLINSLHLDNCIAILNLAEHHVLPVLKSRAQDYITSRFSQVVKQEDFLELPADSLEIVLQRDDLDVKCEECVFETLMHWVRARQDERYPLLARLLSAVRLPLLDPAYFVEKVESDELIRRCSEAFPLLQEARSYHLSGREVVSERTKPRIRHFLSEVFLIIGGCTKDERFISTVICLDPLRRSRLEVARLPMTDNDNESQNRKWVEFACITFRNELYISGGKETPHDVWKYNGALDKWIQIEPLTTGRWRHKMAAHGGKVYALGGFDGNQRHASVEAYDPFHNRWTQVTPLAVGVSSFAAASFDRWIYVIGGGPNGKLATDKVQRWEPGTDCWELRAPIPNETKCTNAVTFNNGIYVVGGAMHAMYCYSPLSDSWSLVTRLGERASCAIAACNNKLFITGGRDNKNQVISTVMCWDVAQEVLTEECVLPMGVSHHGSVTLMKSYTHIHRIAPAAECQ is encoded by the exons ATGAGTGACTCACTGGAGCGGACCACAGACTGTCCCACGCCTCTTCCAGGAGACGAATCCAGGCCAAACGAGGAGACGGAGAGCCTGACAGGAGCAGAGGAGTTGTGCTGGGAGGATGGAGGTCTacctgtggagctgcagagaggGATGGAGACTCTGCGGGTCAACAGTGAGCTCACTGATGTGATTCTGAGAGTTCAAGGGCACGACTTCGCTTGCCACAGAGCCATACTTGCCGCTGCCAGTCAGTACTTCAG GGCAATGTTCTGCAGTGGGCTGAAGGAGAGTCATGAGGAGTATGTGCAAATACAGGGGCTGGACAGTGGGACAATGGGCTCTCTCCTGGAGTACACTTACACCAGCCGAGCCCTCCTCACACACTCCAACGTCCAGAGGATACTTGAGGCTGCCAGTCAGTTTCAG ttCCTGCGTGTGGTGGATGCATGTGCCGGCTTTCTGATCAACTCTCTGCACCTGGACAACTGTATTGCGATCCTGAATCTGGCCGAACATCACGTCCTGCCTGTCCTGAAGTCCAGGGCTCAGGACTACATCACCTCTCGGTTCTCCCAGGTTGTCAAGCAGGAGGATTTCCTGGAGCTTCCAGCAGATTCGCTGGAGATCGTCCTGCAGAGGGATGACCTGGATGTGAagtgtgaggagtgtgtttTTGAGACACTCATGCACTGGGTGAGGGCCAGGCAGGATGAACGCTATCCCTTACTGGCCAGGTTGCTGTCAGCTGTGCGACTGCCGCTGCTGGATCCAGCATATTTTGTTGAAAAAGTGGAGTCGGATGAACTGATACGACGCTGCAGTGAGGCCTTTCCTTTGTTGCAAGAGGCTCGCAGCTATCACCTCTCTGGCAGAGAG GTGGTCTCTGAACGAACCAAACCCCGCATACGGCACTTTCTATCCGAGGTATTCTTGATCATTGGAGGCTGCACCAAAGACGAACGCTTCATTTCCACCGTCATCTGTTTAGACCCCCTGAGACGCAGCAGGCTGGAGGTCGCCAGGCTGCCAATGACAGATAATGACAACGAGTCCCAGAACCGCAAATGGGTGGAGTTCGCTTGCATCACCTTCCGCAATGAACTTTACATATCTG GAGGTAAAGAGACACCACATGATGTTTGGAAATACAACGGCGCTCTGGACAAGTGGATCCAAATCGAGCCCCTGACAACTGGGCGCTGGAGACACAAAATGGCGGCGCACGGTGGGAAGGTGTACGCGCTAGGTGGATTTGATGGAAATCAGAGACATGCTAGCGTAGAGGCCTATGATCCCTTTCACAACCGCTGGACACAG GTGACTCCTCTTGCAGTTGGTGTGAGCTCCTTCGCTGCTGCAAGCTTTGACAGATGGATCTACGTGATCGGTGGTGGGCCCAACGGAAAGCTGGCAACTGATAAGGTTCAGCGCTGGGAGCCCGGGACTGACTGCTGGGAGCTGCGAGCGCCCATTCCCAATGAAACCAAATGCACAAATGCTGTCACATTCAACAACGGCATCTATGTAGTCG GTGGTGCCATGCATGCCATGTATTGCTACTCCCCTCTGTCTGACTCATGGTCCCTCGTGACTCGTCTGGGGGAGAGGGCAAGCTGTGCCATCGCTGCCTGTAACAACAAACTGTTCATCACCGGAGGCCGGGACAACAAAAACCAAGTCATCTCCACTGTGATGTGCTGGGACGTTGCCCAAGAGGTGCTGACAGAGGAGTGTGTTTTACCTATGGGAGTGTCGCACCACGGCAGTGTGACACTCATGAagtcctacacacacatacacagaataGCACCTGCAGCAGAGTGCCAGTGA